A single region of the Deinococcota bacterium genome encodes:
- a CDS encoding ABC transporter ATP-binding protein, translating into MDTVIHTENLGKRYPKGWGVRDINLEVKRGEVYGFLGPNGAGKTTTVRTILDFLRPSSGRASVFGLDSRRDSVAIRARVGNLPTEFTLDDMVGEDLLALFARLRGVRDLSYARELAERLGAQLDRPMRRLSRGNKQKIGLLLAMFHRPPLLMLDEPTGGLDPLVQEEFLSILREVKGEGRTVFFSSHVLSEVERVCDRVGVIRGGRLVAVETTAELLSRQFRRVTLTFAAPVDPAPFAAHAGIRDLSADGPSLRFILHDGLGGMVKLAARHDLVDMALTRPSLEEVFLSYYGEQA; encoded by the coding sequence GTGGACACGGTCATTCACACCGAAAACCTGGGCAAGCGCTACCCCAAGGGCTGGGGCGTAAGGGACATCAACCTCGAGGTTAAGAGGGGCGAAGTGTACGGCTTTCTCGGCCCCAACGGCGCGGGCAAGACGACCACGGTCCGCACCATCCTCGACTTCTTGCGCCCCAGCAGCGGCCGCGCCAGCGTCTTCGGCCTCGACAGCCGCAGGGACTCCGTCGCCATCCGCGCGCGGGTCGGCAACCTGCCCACCGAGTTTACCCTGGACGACATGGTGGGCGAGGACCTGCTGGCCTTGTTCGCGAGGCTGCGCGGCGTCAGGGACCTCTCCTACGCCCGCGAGCTAGCGGAGCGCTTGGGTGCTCAGCTGGACCGCCCCATGCGCCGCCTCTCGCGCGGCAACAAGCAGAAGATCGGCCTCCTGCTGGCCATGTTCCACCGTCCGCCGCTGCTCATGTTGGACGAGCCCACGGGCGGACTCGACCCGCTGGTGCAGGAGGAGTTCTTGAGCATCCTCCGCGAGGTCAAGGGCGAGGGGCGGACGGTGTTCTTCTCCTCGCACGTCCTGAGCGAGGTCGAGCGCGTCTGCGACCGGGTAGGCGTCATCCGCGGGGGCAGGCTGGTCGCGGTCGAGACGACGGCCGAACTGCTGAGCCGGCAGTTTCGGCGCGTGACCTTGACCTTCGCCGCGCCCGTCGACCCCGCGCCCTTCGCGGCGCACGCGGGCATCCGCGACCTCAGCGCCGACGGCCCCAGCCTGCGCTTCATCCTGCATGACGGCCTGGGCGGCATGGTCAAGCTGGCGGCGCGGCACGACCTCGTGGACATGGCGCTGACGCGGCCGAGCCTCGAGGAGGTCTTTCTCAGCTACTATGGAGAACAGGCATGA
- a CDS encoding ABC transporter permease subunit: MSTRNPGKLPLPQGAAPKTGAAFLALAGYLARAQVRPALLWGLALGALSALTVVIFPTVRDSMDLSAYLEGFPPEMIALFGLEAETALDTAEGWLATQIFNMWAPLALTFYPILLGANAIAGAEERGRLDMLLSNPLPRWGLVMGSAVAMLFGLLLSLLVLGLMTWLPAKLVGLELSLAATAAAVLNLLPLGLFFGALALLLSALLRRAVLAVALPAALLVVMYFGNALAGLSEALGPARPLSLFHYYGSAIEEGLSWPSFGLILLLALTLALLAVAAFNRRDIYS, encoded by the coding sequence ATGAGCACGCGAAACCCAGGCAAGCTTCCGCTCCCGCAAGGCGCGGCCCCCAAGACGGGCGCGGCCTTCTTGGCGCTCGCGGGCTACCTCGCGCGCGCCCAGGTCCGCCCCGCGCTGCTGTGGGGCCTGGCGCTCGGCGCCTTGAGCGCTTTGACCGTGGTGATCTTTCCCACCGTCCGCGACAGCATGGACCTGAGCGCCTACTTGGAGGGCTTTCCTCCTGAGATGATCGCGCTCTTCGGCCTGGAGGCGGAGACCGCTCTCGATACCGCCGAGGGTTGGCTGGCCACGCAGATCTTCAACATGTGGGCGCCCCTCGCGCTCACCTTCTACCCCATCCTGCTCGGGGCGAACGCCATTGCCGGCGCGGAGGAGCGGGGCAGGCTCGACATGCTCTTGAGCAACCCGCTGCCCCGCTGGGGACTGGTCATGGGCAGCGCCGTCGCCATGCTCTTCGGCCTGCTCCTCAGCCTCCTCGTCCTGGGGCTCATGACCTGGCTGCCCGCTAAGCTGGTGGGGCTCGAGCTCTCCCTCGCCGCCACCGCGGCCGCCGTCCTCAACCTCCTGCCCCTGGGTCTCTTCTTCGGCGCCTTGGCGCTTCTTCTCTCCGCGCTGCTGAGGCGCGCCGTCCTAGCGGTTGCCCTGCCCGCGGCGCTGCTCGTGGTCATGTACTTCGGCAACGCGCTCGCGGGCCTTAGTGAAGCTCTGGGGCCCGCCCGTCCTCTCAGCCTCTTTCACTACTACGGCTCGGCCATCGAGGAGGGCCTCTCCTGGCCCAGCTTCGGCCTCATCCTGCTGCTGGCCCTGACGCTCGCGCTGCTGGCCGTTGCCGCCTTCAACCGGCGCGACATCTACAGCTGA